In Lathyrus oleraceus cultivar Zhongwan6 chromosome 2, CAAS_Psat_ZW6_1.0, whole genome shotgun sequence, the DNA window aaacacatgcatcaaaatggtatcaaattcacccataatacctcatacattcagagcattcaaattaaaagcataaagtaatgggaatagggcaaacctgactggagagatcgatgaaattgaattgcccggttgggtttgcaaagcaatctgagggtttatatgagatggaattggttctttgcggatgagttcccttcagtctctggaggttgctctgaactctgttagctcttttctcactatctttttccctgccagggtaataggaatagaatggccttttgtttcactgaaactctgaatttataacctgatttttgtggacctgtgggctcaaatgagagaggcccaagtccaaaaattttctgttatattttatttgtttatttatttatttatttttttttcgtttttttaaacacgtgggcttcacctagcgagcatgacagttcaagaaattcctctgagcgtaggtgattctggtggcttttcttgggactcgctaggcgacccattctgctcgcctagcgagcatgacagctcatgaacaaacttttgctcctttaagattaacgttttgactgacgaatagaccgcatttgaacctgttggaagtatctcaagccattcccttgtgttgactgatcatctaagtagaacccacaaagtgtcttggatgatactgaagcttcaaacaaaagatgttagtgacacatttttatgcttttggttagtaaacaaaagtaagagaaacaatgatgtataattcaagcatgcttggtgatctcaaaccaatcacaaggagtcccacccaaaggcaaagggaaccaagatgctaaagatcctcgaggcaatgcaaatgcaatgttatgatgccatgagggatcttagggtcaaaattggggtattacagcaTCCATGACCATTGGTCCGACGTCACATATGACGAACCGACACCAGGGTGCATGGAGTCCTCTAGTGGAGTAGCAAATTGCTCCTGATCCTGCATCTCTTCCTGTACTTCTTCCTCCTGGCGGTCACTTGCAGCAAATGTGTCAGCATTGTGCTCGTCCATATCATCTTGGGCGACACTTTCATATAGCCAATTGGTCGTGTTTGCAATGCTAATGCATGCAGGGTCAGGAAGAGCCATAATAAACTGACCCAACCTCATTAAGGAATAATAATCAGAAACTTGTGAAATCATACCTTGTTGGACCAATGCGTGCATGTCCAGTTTGCTCTTACCTGCTACCGGTGTCTCATTAAGTGCATCAGGGTCATATCCGAAATGATGGGCAATCTGAGTGATGATGCCCCCTATTGAGATTCCCCATTGGGCTGCTCTCCCCACGCGACCTAGATAATCTGCAGCAAATGTTGCAACACTTACAGCTACCCAGTTTTCCATGGAAAACAAAAATAATAGCTCCCTCTGGGTGGATACACTTGTACTGTCACCCCTTCTAAAAAGTGTGAAAGCCAACACCTTTTGGGCATACCTGAAATAGGGATTTTGAATACCCAATGCCTTCGCCCCTTTCGCCACATAGTCGGATCGTCCCGTAATGGCCAACCAGAACATCTTAGCATCAAAGCTATTTGGTACGGCTCCGGGGCCATAAAGGGGTAGGCGAAGAATTTCACCCAGCTGCTCCACTGTCAACTCGTGGTTGACATTGTATAACCTGAAAGACATTGTTCCTCCAAAGTACATTGTTGTACCCGTCCAACTTGTTTTAAGCTTGATCTCAATTGTGCTCAAAAATTCTAATGTGATGCGCTCATAGATTGGCGCTTCACAATGCACAAACTCAAGCATTCCAAAAACATGAAACATCATATCCAATTCTTCAGACATACCTAATTGAAATATAGTATCGGAGCAAAGATACCTTCTCGGAGTGATTTTCCGTTTGACATGAGATGCGTACCTCCGTTCATGCTCTGGGTTGTCAACGATTATGTCATGTGAATTTGGACGACGGATTGTCCGTTTTCGTGGACGAGATGATTCCGCATCTGCTTGCTTCCCTTTGGAGATTTTTTTGGCGGTATTTTTGTTTCCTGAAACATAATTTATCAACCAAAAAAATTAaggaaaacaaaaaaaaatattattgtaGCTTTGTAGAGGACGACGAGTAGAACAACTTTCGTGAAGGGTGCCGGCAATTTGGACGGAGCATGACAATAAAGATGAGAGCTTTAAGGGAGTTTGGTAATGGAGGAATGTAAAGAAAATGAGAGGAAAGAGAAGGATGATgtgaaaatgagagagagagtgaaagaAAATCAGATTTTATTGGTAGATGAAGGGTAAAATGTGTTTAAGTGGTGAAAATTTCGGGTGGGGTCCACAAAAACACAAAAAGACGAAATTTGAAAAATATGGCCGTTGGGCCTGACACGGGTTGCCGTGTCAGGCCATTGTAATTTTAAGGCATCTCCCAGTAGggctgacacgggtcgtgtcagctcACACGGGCGTCCATATCAGCCTACTGTAAAAATTGGTTTTCCTTTGCTTGCCTGACACGGaccgtgtcaggtgacacgggcgcccgtgtcaggGCCTTGTTTTTTCAAAATTTTCGACTTTTCCACTGTTTTTGGTTATATCCCTGTTCTTCTGGTATCCGACAATCTTATATGGGTTTAACTCAACCCTTCTCTTCTAAACTGTGCGATGTAATCGCGAACCTACGAATAAACCTGTAAACACACCATACATGGAAATTGTTAGATAGAAAccacgtgggttgcctcccacgaagcgaTGTGTTTAACGTCGCATGGATCGACAGTCGTCTCCCTCATCCTTGGAGACGAACATTCTCAATCAGACCACTTTCCTGCTTCTTATAGTAGTGTTTCAACCTTGGTCCGTTTACCTTGGATGTATCCCCATTATTTGGATTTTTCAGTTCTATAGCTTCATGGAGAAAAACTTTGTGAACCACAAACGGACCCGACCACCTGGATTTCAACTTTCCTGGAGGCTTTAATCTAGATTTGAACATGAGCACTAGTTGTCCTTTGACAAACCCTTTTCTCTGTGGCCTGGTGTTGTCAAAAATAGGATACATAGGACCTGCATCCAACAATTTCACCGCCTCTATAGTAGCAGGACATTTTCCTTCCGAATTTAAAGACACGTCTTTGAGGTTTTCCCGAAGTTGTTTCAACTCCGTTCCTTTCTTTGGCTCTTCACCCTCCTTACTAGACTGAGGTAGGCATAAATCCTCCAACCGATGTGGTCAAGATCCTTTCCACGAGGTTTGTGCATCCAGCAAGGCTAGCACTTGAGGGTCCCCATTGTCCTCTTCTTCATCACTGTCGGAATTGGACAAACACAACACTCTTTCTAAAGGTGACAGTGGTGCATTCAAAGGGCTATCATATGTCGTCACCTGATTCAGAGCCTCTATAGTGTGACTGGTACAAATATCATCTTTGTCTTTCATGGTGTTTCGAACATTGATTTTCAATTCCTCATCATAAACCTTCAACGTCATGGTTCCTTCTTCTATGTTGATTAAACACCTTCCCGTATCCAAAAAGGGTCTCCCCAAAATGAGAgggatctcttcatcttccggtatttcaagaattacaaaatccaccgagaaaacaaacttatcaatcttcaccagaacatctTTAACAATGCCATACGGTTTTTTGACCCAATGATCGGCGAATTGGAGTGTGATCCTGGTATCTTTCACAACCCATATACCAAGCTTGTCGTAAATGGAATACGGAAtgagactcacactagctcccaGATCAATAATAGCTTTGTTGAACGACCTATCTCCAGTAGTACATGGGATGGTGACAACTCCTCAATCTTTCTTCTTTATCGGAATCTTCATACCCTACAAAATAGCGCTACAAGTTTCGGTTAGAATAATTGGTTTAATGTCGGTGGTACGCCTCTTCGAAATgatatccttcatgaacttggcataagtaggcatttgttcaagtgcctCCAACAAAGGAATGTTAATCTCTagcttcttgaacaactctaATAATTTTTCAATGTTTTTCTCACGTTGTCCTTTTTCCCCGTTTCTAGTGGGAAAGGGAAGCTTAACAACCAGCTTAGGCTCAATGACTGTTTCTTTTACAACAGGTTTCGGTGCTACCACTTCTTCCCtaacaacttcattttctttgatctcCAAGTCCACTTCGATCAATTggtcttcctcttcatccacTTCCTCGACAACTTTATCCGATTTACCACTTCTTGTTGTCACAATTCTCACATTATGATGCTCTCTAGGATTGGGCACAATTTCACTAGGTAGAgcaccttgtgcttgagaactcTATGCTAATTTCTTAGTGATTTGATCCATCTGGACTTCAAGATTTTTAATGGATGTTATCGTGTTTTTCTGATAGTTCCGggtttcttcttgaaattgaATATGATGAGCTGCCATCCTTTTAATAACAATCTCCCAAACAGCCTTCTTAGGGGcatgttgttgatgttgttgttgatattgagtttggtaGTGACCATGTTGAGGAGCGGttcctttttggtctttccatgagAAGTTGGGATGCTTTTTCCACCCTggattgtatgtgttggaatAAGGATTATTTTGCTTCAAAAATATGATTTCCTCCacttgttgaggagttgcaaagcaatagcaagtttGGTGCGGACCACTACAAATTTCACAACAGACAATAGGAGCCGGTTGGACCTGTGCCGCCTGTTGGGTACCTATATTCATCTCCTTCAGCTTCTTCTCAACTTCAGCGGCTATAGTATCTTCAATACGGATCTTAGTAGTTTCCAGCTTTAAATCTATAACTCCTTCTGGTTTTCTTTGATACCTATTGTACAACTCCATGTGCTCATTAGTAGCAATAGCTTCAATGATCTTCTTAATACCGGTGGCTGTCGAAAAATTTGTGGAACCACCGGCTGCAATATCAATCAGCTGTTTGGTCTTTATTTTTAGAccattcacaaacatctgcatCTGTTTAGTAgcatccatattatgagttgggcaggCTACTAGTactctcttgaatctcttgtagGCGTCTCCCAAAGTTTCCCCGTACTTCTActtaaaattcagaatttcatacctcttccgcagaaataccgatgctggaaaatactcattcaggaaGGCTTTTTCCATTTCTTCTCAAGTTGTGATGCTCCCGGAAGGTAAAGAATAAAACCATTCTTTAGCTTCTTCCACTAAGGTAAACGAGAACATTCTCAACTTCTTGACTTCTTtagtgtgaccatcaatttttagagtgttgctcatggtcagaaacctctgcaaatgcttgtttgcatcttcgTCCACTTTTCCAATAAAATGCTTCCTTTCAAGCTGATTAATGGTACTCTGGTGCAACTGGAAATTAGCCACGttcactggttggttgacaataGTTAATCTGTCGGTTTGTGCATTTGCACCTCCGTAGTCTCCCAACAGTTTTTCTGCTGGCGATGAAACATCAACCATAGTTTCGATCTCTCTATCAAAACATGAATCTGAGCTTGAATGGATGGAAAGTTGTTCTTCGTCTGATTCCAATCTGGCTAATCGAGCTTGTTTGAGTCTTGCCCACaaggttctctcgatttctgcaTCAAAAGGAAAATTAGTTGAGGCCTTACCCCGCATACAAATATATGACACAAATTAGTTTATATAACCgaataaaatatttaaaataacgaaaaataaattttagttgcagagcaataaaatttcaattgagataattttaaacttatatttggcagtccccggcaacaacgccaaaaacttgatcggaaaaatagtaagtgtactattttcgccgatgtagtaataagagggatgtttcccaaagatcgatctcgaggattgtGCAGCAATATAGGACCATCAGtcactcaattgaacaaaagtaaGAGTTTTGGTTTGGTAAAATTCACTGTAAGGAAAAATAGAgcaaataaatattttcacagaTTAATATGATATGCCAAAGAAGGTGTTTAAAAATCTCCtgtaatgacccttgagtgtatatctccttaatactGAACATTGTTTCAATTACCAGATCTTAAGATTATTTCCCCCTAAGACCTCGGAGGAAAACCTTTGGTATTCAGtctaacctctaagtccttaggtgattatAATGAAACCGAGCATTTTAAATTAACAAGAATAATCTGGTAAtcatagggtatccctagtcctaggtgatctctactatggtttcactgtaTGAAAACCTTAACCATTGCAGTCCTGCTAATTgttaaccatacatcaatcttaaCTTTTGCCAAAAAGAAAGCATTACGCAAATCATACAGCGAAATTGAAAGCAAATAACACGTATTAAGGGAAATCAAACATCAGAGTCATTACATGAccaattcagggacaccccctggcattggggggtttagcctatCATATTATTCAAATCAGATACGAAGTAAAATTGAGACATCACAAAAAGGTCAGAATTCCATTGATCTTCAATCACgtccgctcttgaaggatctcCGTTCTTCTTCCCTTTTCACTACTTCAATCTTGATCGTCTCCAATTCTCTCTCCTGTAAAAAGTCCCCCTCTCCATATTAAAATCCACTGTAAATAGTTCCTGATGACAATTTTCCTTGCGtaaaagtccaaaatgccctccgggataAGTTGTGCCAAAAACAACACAAAACTGGAAAATCAAGTGCCCAAGCCAACATtggccgtgtcaggcaacacgcCAGGCCGTATTGGCTTCTGGGACACAATGCCCTTGACACGCCCCTTCAGggaggctgacacgggccgtgtcagctgacacgggcacccgtgtcagctccctATTTTCCATTTCCATGCCTcttctcctgacacggcccgt includes these proteins:
- the LOC127122936 gene encoding uncharacterized protein LOC127122936, with protein sequence MDATKQMQMFVNGLKIKTKQLIDIAAGGSTNFSTATGIKKIIEAIATNEHMELYNRYQRKPEGVIDLKLETTKIRIEDTIAAEVEKKLKEMNIGTQQAAQVQPAPIVCCEICSGPHQTCYCFATPQQVEEIIFLKQNNPYSNTYNPGWKKHPNFSWKDQKGTAPQHGHYQTQYQQQHQQHAPKKAVWEISSQAQGALPSEIVPNPREHHNVRIVTTRSGKSDKVVEEVDEEEDQLIEVDLEIKENEVVREEVVAPKPVVKETVIEPKLVVKLPFPTRNGEKGQREKNIEKLLELFKKLEINIPLLEALEQMPTYAKFMKDIISKRRTTDIKPIILTETCSAIL